The Chitinophaga flava genome has a segment encoding these proteins:
- a CDS encoding helix-turn-helix transcriptional regulator: MPYTISGDAYKEIAARRFSAGRSFGRFENGAFDIPFVRHQVQHQFNQDFDIIQFRADFLRDITVHHVQDVPHISLHFQLKGSSCADFQGLSGSQPLTAGQYNLYGSTDFHSNLHFKAQQDFEYLAITFRSSFLQAILEELQHPPRDIAAHLTSGATFTVSEKALPLTPEIQQALRSLLHSPMADNLLPAYRRNKVAEIILLTFASLDTNRSVKMAYQQEMKAVYHFILEHFMDIQSLADVARHSTLTEHQIKQQLRLQYGTSLYELIQERKMSHALHLLQETDMHVNEIAWLMGYANASNFIHAFKRQYQQTPGQIKR, from the coding sequence ATGCCATACACTATCAGCGGAGACGCGTATAAAGAAATTGCAGCCAGGAGGTTTTCAGCCGGCCGTTCATTTGGCCGCTTCGAAAACGGTGCCTTTGACATTCCGTTTGTCCGGCACCAGGTACAGCATCAGTTTAACCAGGACTTTGATATCATACAGTTCAGGGCGGATTTTCTCCGGGACATCACCGTACATCATGTACAGGATGTCCCGCATATAAGTCTTCACTTCCAGCTGAAAGGCAGCTCCTGCGCAGATTTCCAGGGATTATCCGGGAGCCAGCCACTCACAGCCGGACAGTATAATCTGTATGGTTCCACAGACTTTCATTCCAATCTGCATTTCAAAGCTCAACAGGATTTTGAATACCTGGCCATTACTTTCCGCTCCTCCTTTCTTCAGGCCATACTGGAGGAACTTCAGCATCCGCCCAGGGATATTGCAGCACATCTGACAAGCGGAGCTACATTTACGGTATCTGAAAAAGCATTACCGCTGACTCCGGAAATCCAGCAGGCACTGCGTTCGCTGTTACATAGTCCGATGGCCGACAACCTGCTGCCTGCCTATCGGCGCAACAAAGTAGCTGAAATCATACTGCTGACCTTTGCATCCCTTGATACAAACCGATCGGTCAAAATGGCCTACCAGCAAGAGATGAAAGCGGTATATCATTTCATTCTGGAGCATTTTATGGATATCCAAAGTCTGGCCGATGTAGCCCGTCATTCCACCCTGACTGAACATCAGATCAAACAGCAACTTCGGTTGCAATATGGCACCAGTCTGTATGAGCTGATACAGGAACGGAAGATGAGCCATGCCCTGCACCTCCTACAGGAAACAGATATGCATGTAAACGAGATAGCATGGCTAATGGGATATGCCAACGCCAGCAATTTTATTCAT